The following are encoded together in the Triticum dicoccoides isolate Atlit2015 ecotype Zavitan chromosome 6B, WEW_v2.0, whole genome shotgun sequence genome:
- the LOC119321745 gene encoding uncharacterized protein LOC119321745, whose amino-acid sequence MRFTKEFEVQAHSNTKLQVIHTNELHKAATIIEQYERHLEFERHKIVGVDVEYTNDVGEYQKPALVQLSIGKDHPVLLFQLSATDKNCTRFDNFLADPRYTFAGFSIDGDIEMLGRVGLEIAHFVDVQKEWRVPTATKPLDSLGDVSGILVHDYYNDMKKKITNAEYQHWARMPLSMRHVEYAGKDAYAAYEIWSRLTTIQEGLCRAKLEKEQSRKRARSWGDYDY is encoded by the coding sequence ATGAGATTCACCAAGGAATTCGAGGTGCAGGCCCATAGCAACACCAAATTGCAAGTGATCCACACCAACGAGTTGCACAAGGCGGCCACCATCATCGAGCAGTACGAGCGACATCTCGAATTcgagcgccacaagatcgtcggagttgatgtggagtacaccaaCGACGTTGGTGAATATCAGAAACCagccctcgtccaactctccatcggCAAGGATCATCCGGTGCTGCTCTTTCAACTGAGCGCCACCGACAAGAACTGCACCAggttcgacaacttcctcgccgaccccaggtacacgtttgctggcttctccatcgacggcgacatAGAGATGCTCGGCCGCGTCGGACTAGAGATCGCTCACTTTGTCGACGTCCAGAAGGAATGGAGGGTGCCTACAGCTACCAAGCCTCTGGACTCCCTTGGCGATGTCTCAGGCATCCTTGTCCATGACTACTACAatgacatgaagaagaagatcaccaacGCAGAGTACCAGCACTGGGCGCGCATGCCCCTATCCATGAGGCACGTCGAGTATGCGGGAAAAGATGCTTACGCTGCGTACGAGATATGGAGCCGCCTCACCACCATCCAGGAAGGGCTCTGCCGGGCAAAACTTGAGAAGGAGCAGTCGAGGAAGCGCGCAAGGTCCTGGGGCGACTACGACTACTAA